The following proteins come from a genomic window of Triticum aestivum cultivar Chinese Spring chromosome 6A, IWGSC CS RefSeq v2.1, whole genome shotgun sequence:
- the LOC123127262 gene encoding cytochrome P450 734A2 translates to MGDEMEAAAWAWRGWVSWRAAAVLLSAWLALHVAARVADALWWRPRRLEAHFAAQGVRGPPYRFLLGSVKEMVGLMVEASSKPMSPPTSHNALPRVLAFYHYWRKIYGPTFLIWFGPTPRLTVAEPELIREIFLTRADAFDRYEAHPVVRQLEGDGLVSLHGDKWALHRRVLGDAFYPDNLNRLVPHVGRSVAALAEKWREMAAADGSGEVEVDVAEWFQEVTEEAITRATFGGSYNDGRVVFGMQSQLMAFASEAFRKVLVPGYRFMPTKKNWLSWKLDRGIRRNLTRLIGRRSEEAAAAMKAAEGEKADTGSFRDLLGLMINASQRTTRAPAAKAIPVHDMVEECKTLFFAGKQTTTNLLTWATVLLAMHPEWQERARREVLDVCGSDDPSKEHLPRLKTLGMIINETLRLYPPAVATIRRAKADVRLSDGCMIPRDMELLIPIMAIHHDARHWGQDAAQFNPARFAGGAARAAKHPLAFIPFGLGARMCVGQNLARLEAKLTMAVLLRRFQIRTSPNYVHAPTVLMLLYPQYGAPLIFRPLASQPSAADSTTSSSCPRPEFLCQD, encoded by the exons ATGGGGGACGagatggaggcggcggcgtgggcgtgGCGCGGCTGGGTGTCGTGGCGCGCGGCGGCCGTGCTGCTGTCAGCGTGGCTGGCGCTGCAcgtggcggcgcgggtggcggacgCGCTCTGGTGGCGGCCGCGTCGGCTGGAGGCGCACTTCGCGGCGCAGGGCGTCCGCGGGCCGCCGTACCGCTTCCTGCTGGGGTCGGTGAAGGAGATGGTGGGGCTCATGGTGGAGGCCTCCTCCAAGCCCATGTCGCCGCCCACCTCCCACAACGCGCTCCCCCGCGTCCTCGCCTTCTACCACTACTGGCGGAAGATCTACG GTCCGACGTTCTTGATATGGTTCGGGCCGACGCCGCGGCTGACGGTGGCGGAGCCGGAGCTGATCCGGGAGATCTTCCTGACCCGCGCCGACGCCTTCGACCGCTACGAGGCGCACCCCGTCGTGCGCCAGCTCGAGGGGGACGGCCTCGTCAGCCTCCACGGGGACAAGTGGGCGCTCCACCGCCGCGTCCTCGGCGACGCCTTCTACCCCGACAACCTCAAC CGCCTGGTGCCGCATGTCGGCAGGTCGGTGGCCGCGCTGGCGGAGAAGTGgcgggagatggcggcggccgacGGCAGCGGCGAGGTGGAGGTGGACGTGGCGGAGTGGTTCCAGgaggtgacggaggaggccatcacgCGCGCCACCTTCGGCGGCAGCTACAACGACGGCCGCGTGGTGTTCGGCATGCAGAGCCAGCTGATGGCCTTCGCCTCCGAGGCGTTCCGCAAGGTGCTCGTCCCAGGCTACCGGTTCATGCCGACCAAGAAGAACTGGCTGTCGTGGAAGCTGGACAGGGGTATCCGGCGGAACCTGACCAGGCTCATCGGCCGGCGCAgcgaggaggccgccgccgccatgaaaGCCGCCGAGGGCGAGAAGGCCGACACCGGGAGCTTCCGCGACTTGCTCGGGCTGATGATCAATGCCAGCCAGAGGACGACGCGGGCGCCGGCGGCGAAGGCGATCCCGGTACATGACATGGTGGAGGAGTGCAAGACGCTCTTCTTcgccgggaagcagacgacgacCAACCTCCTGACGTGGGCCACCGTGCTGCTCGCCATGCACCCGGAGTGGCAAGAGCGCGCCCGGCGCGAGGTCCTCGACGTGTGCGGCTCCGATGACCCCTCCAAGGAGCACCTCCCCAGGCTGAAAACG CTGGGCATGATCATCAACGAGACGCTCCGGCTGTACCCGCCGGCGGTGGCGACGATCCGGCGCGCCAAGGCGGACGTGCGGCTGTCGGACGGGTGCATGATCCCGCGCGACATGGAGCTGCTCATCCCGATCATGGCCATCCACCACGACGCGCGGCACTGGGGCCAGGACGCGGCGCAGTTCAACCCGGCGCGGTtcgccggcggggcggcgagggcggcgaagCACCCGCTGGCCTTCATACCCTTCGGGCTCGGGGCCCGGATGTGCGTGGGGCAGAACCTGGCGCGCCTGGAGGCCAAGCTCACCATGGCCGTCCTCCTGCGGCGGTTCCAGATCCGGACGTCCCCCAACTACGTGCACGCGCCCACGGTGCTCATGCTCCTCTACCCGCAGTACGGCGCGCCGCTGATCTTCCGCCCGCTCGCATCGCAGCCGTCGGCGGCGGActccacgacctcctcctcctgtcCCAGACCGGAATTCTTGTGTCAAGACTGA